ACCGCAGCTCGTGTCAATGATTCTGCTTGGGCAGATGGTAAACTAGTCCTTGAAGATAGCGTCGTTGCTTCTCTAGAAAAACAAGCTGATGACTTAGTACAGGCTATTCAATAATTGAATTAAAAAAAGAGGCTGGGACAAAAGTCCTAGCCTCTCAATTGTCTTTGGATTGTCGAGCAAGACGCAGTGGTTGAGTGGGCTCTACTACACTGATTTCATCAGCTTTTACAGCCCTACTCAACTGTGCGGAGGTGGGACGACGAAATCGAATTCTAACGAATGACCGATTTCTGTCCCACTCTCTTTTTTATTAATCAACAAGTTCTGAAACCATACTATGTTTGAGTGGTAAACTACACATCACTAGAAGGAAGATAAAGGCTGATTGAATCCAGAAGAGGGCCAGGTCAAAAATTCCATGTACAGCAACTACTGTTAAAAATGAAAGATAAAGTCCAAGGATAGGTCGTTTACTTGGTACTTGACTCATATCGATTAATTTTCGGATTGGGTCTGAAGAGGCAATCCCTAATAATACCGTCCCTACTACACCGTAACTCAATATCGTATCAATGTAAATACTATGAGCATGTTCATGATAAGGAGCAAAAATACGAGGGTAAGAGTGCATATAGGTTAGGGGACCCTCACCCCAGAAGGGATTTTGTTTGAATAAGGCCATACCCGCGTTCCAGATAGATACTCGTTCTTCCATAGATGAATCGAGCGTTCCCATTCGAACTCCCAAATCACTCGAGAAGAGGAAGGCTAGACCAACACCAAATACTCCAATACTGAGCCAGAAGGCACGCCAGTTCTTAATGGTTGTGAAAAGATAAATAATCGCACCAAAGATAATAGCTGGAAAAGCTGTTCTATTTTGGGTGAAATTTAATCCAAACAAATTCGCAAAAATTGCAATCACTGAGAAAATTCTCAACCATCTCAATTTAGTTGTACTAATTAGGTAAAATCCAATCATAATACAGAAGCAACAGATAATTCCATAATAATTAGGATTAAAGAAGGCTACTTCAGCACGATTCTGATGCCAAACCTGCATCTTAGGTGATAAGAAAGTATAATCAAATTTCTTTACAATTTGAAAATGCTCTAGAGCTGCGAAAACCGAGGCCAACACGCTAAGCGACAGAACCGCCTGTAAAACCAATCTAAAAAATTTAGGGGTTAGATGAGCCTGGTAATAGTAAAAGAAAATTGCAAAGAGGAACATTCCTAAAGTGGAAACCATCCCCATCACATTTTGAGCTAAAAGAGAGATAACACCACTATAGCCGATAAATAAAAGTAAGATAAAATGGTGGGATAATCGTTTTAATATCCCCTTCATCTCTCCTGTAAATATAAGACCTATTAAGTAGGCGATAAAAATAATAACGAAAATATAAAAAGGCAAGAAAATACTTAGAATAACAGTTAGCAAGACTAACTCTTGCTTGGATAAGCCTTTCAATTTTTCAATGATACCTATTGATTTCACAACAGATCCTTTCTCTCTGCGCTATAAAGCTCAGATAAATAAACTATTAAAACATTTTACCATTTTTCAAATGATTTGAAAACCACTTTGTCCATGGCAACCTAACTAAAACTAGGTAAAATTTTATATTGGGTGAAGATATCTCTTAAACCACGCATCCTTTTTTAAAAATATGGTACAATAAATCTAGTTGTTTCAGAAAGGACCTAGTATGAAATCCTACCAAGAAGTTTACAAAATCTTAGCTCATGAAACAGATTATTTAAGCGGAGAGAAAATCGCTGAAATATTAAACCTCTCTCGCACCTCTGTTTGGAAGGCTATCCAACGCCTCCAACAAGAAGGTTTAGAAATTGACAGCATCAAAAACCGTGGTTACAAACTTCTTCATGGTGACCTAATCTTACCTCAAGAAATAGAAGCTAACAGCCCAATCTCAGTTCAATTTAAACCTATCACCAAATCAACCCAGAGTGATGCCAAGGAGGCTATGGAAGCTGGTGCCAAAGGAGATACACTCTACCTCTCGACTAGCCAAACGATGGGCCGTGGTCGATTTCAACGTCCCTACTACTCTCCAGACAAGGGGGGAATCTATATGTCTCTCCACCTCAAACCCAATCTTTCTTATCTAGATTTACCAGCTTATACACTCTTAACTGCTGCTGCTATTTATAAGGCTGTTAAAAATTTGAGCTTGATTGATTTAGACATTAAATGGGTAAATGATCTGTATCTAAATCAGAAAAAAATAGCTGGTATTCTAACTGAAGCTATCACTTCTGTCGAAACCGGACTTGTTACAGATGTTATTATTGGTGTTGGAATTAACTTTTCTATCGCAGATTTTCCAAAAAATCTGCAAGGGAAAGCTGGAAGTCTCTTTTCTAAAAGCAGCCCCATCACTCGCAATGAACTGATTGCTGAAATTTGGAAATGTTTCTACGAAACAGATGCCGATGAGCTACTTTATCTCTATAAAAAACGCTCCATCGTTTTAGGAAAAGAAATTTCCTTCAAGAAGGATCAGGAAATCATCTCAGGAAAAGCCTGTGACATTTCGGATCAGGGCCAACTACAGATAGAATTAGCAACTGGTGCAAAAATCTGGCTCAATAGCGGTGAAGTTTCGCTTACCAAATGGTAAATACTCGTCAACAACATAAAAATCGACCTCTCTATTGAGAAGGTCGATTTTCTTATCGTTTATTTTTTCAAACGTTCAACATCACGCGCAATAACAAGTTCTTCATCCGTTGGAATGACAAGGACACGAATTTTTGCAGCATCTGTAGAGATGTCTCCAGTTACACCAAAAACATTTTTCTCTGGATCTACATCACAACCAAACCAAGAAATGCCTGAGATGACTTTCTCACGGACAAGTGTTGCATTTTCACCAACACCAGCAGTAAAGATGATAGCATCTGCTCCGTTTAGGACTGCCAAGTATTGGCCAATATGTTTTTGGATACGGTCAACATACATTTCAAAGGCCAAAGTAGCATCATGATTCCCTGCTTCCATTGCAGCAATCACATCACGCATATCACTAGACTTACCTGAAACACCCAGCAATCCTGACTCACGATTAAGAATACGACTGATATCCTCAGGTTTGTTAAAGTCCTCTGTATATTGCATTAAATAAGGAATGATAGCTGGGTCAATATCCCCTGTACGAGTTCCCATCATAACACCACCAAGTGGAGTGAATCCCATTGATGTATCGATTGATTGACCACCTTTAACAGCTGTAATAGAAGCACCGTTACCAATATGGCAAGTGATTAATTTCAATTCTTCTAGTGGACGGCCCAAGAGTTTTGCTGCTTCTTGAGCAACATATTGGTGACTTGTTCCGTGCGCACCGTATTTACGAACTTTGTTTTCTGTATAGTACTTAGTTGGTAATGGATAACGGTATGCTTTTTCTGGCATTGTTGTGTGGAATGATGTATCAAAGACCGCTACACTTGTGATATCTGGCAACAATTCTTTGAAGGCACGAATACCTGCAGCATTTGCAGGGTTGTGCAATGGAGCAAGAAGTCCTAGTTCTTCAATTTTTTCTAAGACATCGCCTTCAACAACTGTAGACTCTTTGAAGTACTCACCACCTGCAACGACACGGTGTCCAACACCAGTAATTTCATCATAAGAGTTAATAATATTAAAACGAATCAAGTCATCAAGCAAGATTTTTACAGCCAAAGTATGGTTTTCAATATCAAGAACTTGTTCTTCAGAACGACCATCAAACTTAACTGTTGATACAGAATCCTTCAATCCAATTCGCTCAATCAAACCTTTTGCAAGCACCTTTTCTTCTGGCATTTGGTAAAGTTGCCATTTCAAGCTTGAGCTTCCAGCGTTAATTGCAATGGTTTTTGTCATAATGTTTCCCCTTTTTAAGCGTTTTCAGCTATTATATCAAAATTTACATTAGATTTCATGTTCTTGACACCAATTTTGAAAATTTTCTTTAAATTCCATCAAAATTTCAGGGTCACGAAGACTCGTAAGTGGATA
The window above is part of the Streptococcus sp. Marseille-Q6470 genome. Proteins encoded here:
- a CDS encoding acetate kinase; translation: MTKTIAINAGSSSLKWQLYQMPEEKVLAKGLIERIGLKDSVSTVKFDGRSEEQVLDIENHTLAVKILLDDLIRFNIINSYDEITGVGHRVVAGGEYFKESTVVEGDVLEKIEELGLLAPLHNPANAAGIRAFKELLPDITSVAVFDTSFHTTMPEKAYRYPLPTKYYTENKVRKYGAHGTSHQYVAQEAAKLLGRPLEELKLITCHIGNGASITAVKGGQSIDTSMGFTPLGGVMMGTRTGDIDPAIIPYLMQYTEDFNKPEDISRILNRESGLLGVSGKSSDMRDVIAAMEAGNHDATLAFEMYVDRIQKHIGQYLAVLNGADAIIFTAGVGENATLVREKVISGISWFGCDVDPEKNVFGVTGDISTDAAKIRVLVIPTDEELVIARDVERLKK
- the birA gene encoding bifunctional biotin--[acetyl-CoA-carboxylase] ligase/biotin operon repressor BirA, which produces MKSYQEVYKILAHETDYLSGEKIAEILNLSRTSVWKAIQRLQQEGLEIDSIKNRGYKLLHGDLILPQEIEANSPISVQFKPITKSTQSDAKEAMEAGAKGDTLYLSTSQTMGRGRFQRPYYSPDKGGIYMSLHLKPNLSYLDLPAYTLLTAAAIYKAVKNLSLIDLDIKWVNDLYLNQKKIAGILTEAITSVETGLVTDVIIGVGINFSIADFPKNLQGKAGSLFSKSSPITRNELIAEIWKCFYETDADELLYLYKKRSIVLGKEISFKKDQEIISGKACDISDQGQLQIELATGAKIWLNSGEVSLTKW
- a CDS encoding O-antigen ligase, encoding MKSIGIIEKLKGLSKQELVLLTVILSIFLPFYIFVIIFIAYLIGLIFTGEMKGILKRLSHHFILLLFIGYSGVISLLAQNVMGMVSTLGMFLFAIFFYYYQAHLTPKFFRLVLQAVLSLSVLASVFAALEHFQIVKKFDYTFLSPKMQVWHQNRAEVAFFNPNYYGIICCFCIMIGFYLISTTKLRWLRIFSVIAIFANLFGLNFTQNRTAFPAIIFGAIIYLFTTIKNWRAFWLSIGVFGVGLAFLFSSDLGVRMGTLDSSMEERVSIWNAGMALFKQNPFWGEGPLTYMHSYPRIFAPYHEHAHSIYIDTILSYGVVGTVLLGIASSDPIRKLIDMSQVPSKRPILGLYLSFLTVVAVHGIFDLALFWIQSAFIFLLVMCSLPLKHSMVSELVD